The Maylandia zebra isolate NMK-2024a linkage group LG4, Mzebra_GT3a, whole genome shotgun sequence genome segment GTCAGTGGATTTCGCTCTCCTTTTTATTGTCTTGATTATTACTATTTAATCTTTCACCTCTTCAGTTATGGTCTTATGATTGGGATTTTACAtcttaaatgaaaatgaaactgatGAACATAAAGTAAAAGGCTATCATAAAGTTTATACACCACTAAAAGTGATTCGCTTTATGATTTACTGCACCACTGCGCACTGGCAATTACAGATGTAGCATAGCAGCTTTACAGCATCCAATGGAAGCGTTGCCTAAAAGATAACTGAGGTAGCTATTCATGTGTTATCACAGTCAAAATGCAAATAACATCATCCAGGGCAAGTGAAAGTAGAACAAACAGTGTTTTCCAGAAGATTATGAATTATTGTAAATGATTTCAGGTCCACTTTTGAATCTCCTTTAAAATGAAAGTACAGACACAAAAGGACATGAGTTGATACACAGGCTGTTTTGTGATAGGAGAACCGATTAAAACGCTGcttgatcatttgtttcaggaCTACAGGACAAGTTGAAACATTGTAAATTACTGTTGCCAACATCTCTGCAGacccaaaaagaaaaagtaaaggtGATAAAGGACATTAAAACAACAGCTTGCTGTTGCAGAAATGTGTGCGGTGCTGGGACATGTTCGTGCTGTTTTTCATCTGCTGATTTTTGGCAACTAATGCTTGTTATTGTGCAGGACATGCCGTACTGTGCTAAAGTCTTTTGATAACCttaatttctctttattttactGAGGACATTGGGGAATAGATGGTGTGATTATTTGAGATATGCACAAGCATGAATAaagaaggcaaaaacagagtttataCAATTCTAAAAAGCTTGAAATTCAATATTTGGTTTCatcacctttattctttaacacagtCTGAACTTGCTTAAAAAGCTtagcagtcttcaggaatagttctccaggcttcttgaaaaacattcaaagctcttctttggatattGGCTCCCTTTTGTTTCGTTCTTTGTCCCatactgcttcagtaatgttgatcTACAGGTattggggaggccaatccatggccTGGTGTGTTTTGGGAATCACTGCATGCTGAAaaagtgttaagtggcttaacaaaataaagaaaaggaaaagaaaaacatccctCTGGTAATGGTCTAGTATGCACAAATTAGTGAACCAGTAGAGTTCCAGTTTACATGAATGTTTTTCAGAAGGTATGAAATTCCAAAAAAAGCTAACTATTATTGGCACAACAACAGGCAGGGCTCACAATATGGGCGTGGCTGCAATGAATCTATAAACTTTGTATCTTCATACACCAATTCAATATCTGACCACAGGTGAAACATGATGAAACAGTGTGTTTCTGTCCCTGAGGTAAGGCCAGAAATAGTCTTTTGCACAAACGTCATAATGTCACAATAatgttaactttttatttttgggaTGCATCACCACGTCATTGTGTCCTGCTGTGCAGCggcatgaaaacaacaaaacaagctgTAGTTACTAAATGtacatgcaaaaaacaaaacaaaaaaatctctgaggaaacGAGGAActcacattattttttcataaCACTGTGAATGGTTTTGGATTGCATGCAGGCTGTTTCAGTAGCTGTAATTTGTATTTTTCTGAGTCATACTGCAGTAATACAAACAAAATGTTACTTGTTGATGTCTTTGCTGAAATAAAAAAGGCCTTCCTCGAGAAAGCTGTCATCTGCATTTTGCTCTAAAACCCATATATCACCGCCAGGATTTCGAGAACCCTCACTGTTGTGCACGCCACCCATGCTATGTAGACCGTAACACCACTGATGGCTTTTAGATGATTAAAGGTGCTTGAAAAAATGCAGCTGTTATTGGATTTAATGGGTGCCCTGGTGATATCTTGTATGTATTCACTCCTCCATGGACGTTCTGTGCAGCATGCAGCGTGAAGGTGTGCATCTGTCTCTTGATTCTCTCCCTGTTTCACAGAAATGAAACTCATGGAGCATGTGCAAACATTGAAGTAAACACCAAGCGCATTATCATGTAAATGCAAGACACGTGTGCATACACTGTTGCAAAACTGCATTGCTCAATGTATCATGATACAAATTTAGAGTACATCTGCAATGCATGCAAGGAAATCCAACACTGACATGCAGCACAAGCAGAAGGAGCTGTGGCATGCATCCAGTGTAATAAAATGAATGTTTCTCCTCAGGGCTAGAGCCTTTAACTGGCctaacaacacagagcagagacaaGTAGACCCAGAAGCATTACAACATGCAGATAAGCGTACGAAAAGTTTGATTAAGCTTGTGAGGTATTCTCTGAGCGCAACCAAGAAATGCACAATTTATGAGCCAAGCAGTTATTTATCAAATGCAGCAGTCGAACAAAGACTCAGTAGCCTGTTTGAaggtcagctgtgctgctgCCTCAGAAGACAACAACCCTGATAGAAGACCGTGAAGTTTCACAATGAGCCGTGAGATCAGTTCTTAAAAATGTAAAGTGATGATTGGCCTTTCTCAAACATCCTCTTCAGTTCTGTGAATTGTTTAAATTTGTATGTGTTACTACAGCAACTTGCATATGGACACTAAAGTTTTCCACGGTAATGCTGTGTGAGGGGGTGTGCgccaaatcccaacaacagtCGCTTAAATATCCTACACAGAGAAAACAGGGAAAACTCCAGCAATCAAACAACCAACGCCCCGTGAGCAAGAAATTGGccacagtggaaaggaaaaactcccctttaacttGAAGAAACCCCCGGCACAAAGAGGTTGGAGTTGAGGGGACAGAGACGAGACAAAAGATGCAAAGCTTATCATGGATGTGAAGCTCAAGAGCTCACAGACAGAGTTGGGACATATTTAGAACTATTACTTCTGCTCGTGCAAGCACCAGGCTGATCAGACTTGTCCTGTTATAAAAAGAAACACGCTCACACTCCTCACACAGTCTGCCTCTGCTATCATATGCCTAACCGTGTGCATGTTCCTGCCCCTTTAAGTAATTCACATCAGCTGATCTCCAGCCTTTTCCTTAACTTTCAGTTTACTCGTTTTCAGCCTGACAAAAATGACCTGCTGAGGACCAGTTCCTCTCTCTGTAATGTGATACTGAGTATCAACAGCTGCCACCAATAGTTTCATTTCTCTATGTCTGGCAAAACTGTACTGAGAGACTTGAATGCTCGCAGCTGTACGAGCAGAAAAGTAAATTTGCCCTCTTTGTTGTTCTTCACGCTGCAACGCTACTTCTTTAGAAACTAAGCAGAAGTGACCTCACTGACCACTTTGTCATTTGTGATACAAGCCAAGCCGAGAAGTCCTCATTCCAGATAAAGCATCGATGAAGTACTTTATCCGCGGTAACAAGAAATGTGGGAATTCTTGAGTTCAATCGGGCATCAAATGAAATTCAAATTTATTGCCAGATTTCTCTGAAAACATGCTCCACGTTACAGGAAACGCAGGAAGAAATGCACCTCGAGAAAAACACTAAAGCAAGGTTTTCTTTAGGATTCAAACACGAATGAAGCGCCACAgctggctgctgctgcctccacgCCATGTTACACTTgaagactcacacacagacacgggcACACACTCGATTGCTGTTTCACACACTTATTGTGAAACAAATGGCAGGCATAGTACCCTTTTCTGAGAAGTACTACACCTCACATAATCTCATTGGACAATCAGATTTGAATATTCAAGATAAGACATAAAAAAGCCACCACAAGACTCCAGTTAAAGATAATTATTAACTTTAATACAACCACTAGCTATCTGAAGATCTGATGACTACATATAACTACTCACCTTAGCTGCAAGGAAGTGAAGTTCTGCAAGAAAAACAGTGAAATTACTGGAAGGATGTCATGCTGTGCACATTTCTGCAATGAATTACCCCCAAATGTAAAGACCCTGCAGAAAAGAGCCAAATACAAACAACAGAGAGTTACATCTGCAGCATAAGCATGACTAATTTACAAGCCCAGACCTGTTTTGCTAAATGTGcatgtatgttttctttttaacattattTCTGCAAAAAGATGTGCAAATTTGCACTTCTTCGACATGTTAGGACACAGGAATGCTACATGTCATCTTTCGCCATTAGTATTTGATGGAAAGGGAGATGCTTATCAACCTGCAGGGGCAAagttacaaagaaaaacaaaacaaaaggactgATCCTGATTGTTGATGCCATCTCTGAACATGAACCGGCATGCATGTTTAGGCAAACAAATCTGAATTTAcatcatttgaatttttttttttcaaaaaaaatatataattaagaaaaactacaaaaactacAACCCCTAATGACGAAGTCAATCTAAACACCAACAAAAACTGCTCCCATTACTCGAATATACCACCTCTTTCTGTAAACGTCCTGCTGTCATGTGGCTTTgcggtttttgttttttttttaattcttgaaATTTCAGTTCAAAGAAGTGAAAGAGTAAGCTAGCGATCGTCCTCTCTTAGTTTCACTTTCGTTTCtaggaaaggaggaggaggaggcggaggcGGAGCAAAGCCTGTTAAAAAGCCTGTGAACTGTTTACCAGgcttcacacacacaatctAACGGCTGGAGCTCAAAGCCCAGAAGGTGTAAAGGTTAACCCCAAATGCAATTGTGCACCCTGCATCCTGACAACCGAGGGATTATTTGCAAGGAATTCTGCTCTTTGCCATCACAGCTTTCGCACTTTGGGATTACAGACCATACGGATCCTTAAACCGCTACATCAGTCAGAACAAAACGGTGAGCCTTTATTTCTCTCCATATATatattaagaaaagaaaaaagaaaaaaatgatataTTTGGTTGGGATGCTTTTGGGGGGTGGAAAATGGCGATGGAGAATAGtagctgcttttgttttatgGGAAAACAGCGTTCAGAAAAATGTTAAACCATGGATCAGGCTCAGGTTTCTCTGAGCGCAGTCTGGCTGAAGTGAACGGTCAAGTATTCGTCTGAACGGCTTCAACATGCGATCGTTAAGAGTAAACGGCCGGATATCAGCACAGGTCGTCACCAGTGTTAATCATTACTCTTTCCTTGAATTTAGCTCAACTTCCATCCActggaagtttttttttcttttccttttagaTCATTCGCGTTaaagaaggaaggaaaataCCATTAATCACACACAGGATACTGTTGATTTTTTATGTATAGCTTATAAGAACAGGATGCTTTAAAGAAATCAAGTCAATGCATTttagtgtaaatattttatctGAATTCTTAGTTATATGATGCTTAAGTCATTACAGAAGAAgcagtaaaatacttttgtgtgtgtgtgtgtgtgtgtgtgtgtgtgtgtgtgtgtgtgtgtgtgtgtgggggggggggcatacgGATTGTACAGTAGTCTGGCTGTGGCAACCATCACTGTCGATTTTATGCCGGCTTAACCGCAGATCCAAGTCATAACAAAGCTGAACTGCTCAGTGGAAACTACAAGGCGTTTCTCGTCTATCTGCGCACACCAGCGCTCTTTGTGCTTTGAGAAGTCTGGGTTTTTTTCAAAGCTGCTGTGAAAGTGATGCTAGCCTCAGTTGTGAGTGAAAAAGTCAATGACCTTTCTGTCTGTTTGTCTCTCAGgatgtcagtgtggtggttaGAGATGGGAGAGGGTCTGGGGCCTCTCTCCCCTGTAGGATGGTAGCCGACGGCACGGTCGAAGGCCATGACAAGACCCGCTTGTCAAGcttgtcgtcatcatcatcatcctcatccttgtcttcctcctcctcctcaacacttcGCACCGAAGTGGAGCAGCTTCAGCGTCAAGCCAATCAACACCGTAGAACGCCCTCCGTCTATCTGACTCACTTTCCGACGTTCACCTGCAAGGAGGACTGCAGAATCATCACAGACACAGCATCCAAGCTCGAGCGCTGCGGCTTCTACTGGGGTCCCCTGGGAGTGGAGGACGCTCACCGCATGCTTCGGGACGCCCCGCTGGGCAGCTTCCTCATCCGTGATAGCCGTCAGAAAGACGTCTTCTTCACGCTGTCCTACCACGCCAAGACGGGACCGGTCAGCGTGCGCATTGACTACAAGCGCCAGAAGTTCTCACTAGCGGGCAACCTGCGGTCTTTCCAAACACTCTTTGCCCTCTTGGAGCATTACATCAATTCTCCTAAGAAGAGCTTGAGCATCCCTTACAGGAAATGGGAACCGACGCTGCAGGAGCTGTGCAGGAAGCGCATCTTGGAGCTGTGTGGAGGGGCAAGCCAGGTTCCAGAGCTGCCGCTCACACATGTCGCCCAAGACTTTCTGTTGGAATTCCCTTACAAACTGTAACCAGCTTACCATACAAACTGTTGACagtattatttataatttcaaGAAGGTCGCCCTTACCAAGTAACAGCAAGGGATTGGTAAAGCCTGTCTGCGACTCAGTGGAGATTGAGACTGCTGTGATATGGTTACAGGGAAAACCCTTTGAGCTGAAAAGCTCCCAAATGCTCGAAAAGGGAGAACACGTTAGCAGTCGAGTGCAGACAGCCTCCAGCTGGAGTGGGTTTGTGGCTGACATTTCAACATATATTACCTCTAGAGACTCAACTCCCAGTTTCACATGGACAGAGCACCTGTTGCTCTTGAGGAAGTATGAAAAGTTGGGATGTGCTGCATTAAAAGAAAACTACAGACACAACAGAGCTATTTTAGAGATGAAAGAACCGGTGGGCTCGCCTGTGAATGCCGCCGTTCCACTGGAAACTGTAGTCCAACATAAATATTATCCAAGGACGTTAAGAGAGCGGACATTTAGACGCATGGAGGGATGGCGGAGGGTACTGTTGCCATGCCACAAGGGAGATATATTTTTGTAGCAGGTTTAAATACTCTAATAATGTGGAATGTTTACATCACACATGAATGTCAATCAGCACTGACTCTCGAACTGTCATCTGTCTCATTCTTGAAAACCCAACGGAGGATGTCAGTGTCGAAGACAGGCCTCAAACACATGTACTGTAACTCTTAGCTCTCCTGTCTCCCTCACAAAGCTCACATGTGAGAGTTTCGTGACTGAAttgaacatatttttttaacatgtcttattattctattttaaataaagtatttaaaCTCACTGCGATAGttatgttttactttttaactTTTCCTGTCATTCCGCACTGACCTGTGGGAGTTTTGTGGGAGTTAAGTGAGAGAaggagggacacacacacacacacacacacacacacacacacacacacacacacacacacacacacacacacacacacacacacacacacacacaccctcacattacagacagacagacagacacgaGGAAATGGGGAAGGTTATTGTACAGTATACCGTCACTTGGTGATTCATCTCGGTAGGGCAAAGTGACAGGTGGGTGGGGTTACTTTGGTAGTAAATGGACTGTTACGCTTAGATACAGACACACTTACCAGAATCAGGGGGAGAGGTGACACGTaatgaattgtgtgtgtgtgtgtgttgctttttcaaTCTAatttggacccagtacagatTAAAATGCTCTCAAGAGGAAGTGGGAAATTTTTGGGGTTAGTGGTTAGACAGATACATGATAGATCAAGGTCAGGCTTCGAGTTATGAGAAATAAACTTTGAGTAGGGTAGGAAATGCATTAATCGTATGTTAATGAACACAGTGAGTTGAAGTAATAAAAGAAATCAGGTGATAACAGTGAAGACAAACTAAACAACAGAAGCACTAACTTAGAGACTTGCTTTCCAATCAAAGCTgggtttgtcttttcttttgatATAATCAGTGCAGCAACAGCAGGTGGCACACCTGGCTGAGTGCGACTCACATGACTGGAATGTGTGcgtatttttttaaaggaagttAGCATTCACACTTCATTGTTACTACCACGCTGCCCTAAAATGAACTAAGGGGTGTGACTAATACCTGATGATAGTAATGCAACTGTGACTTTACACATACTTAAATAAAGCTGTAGAAGTAGCAGTAGGAGCAGCTCTAACTGAGCGGCCTCAGCCAATAGTTAAGGGACTTCCGTCTGAACCCACAACCAGACTTTTTAGACCTCAGTATGAATGGATTTAAAAGTCCTTGTTTTCCTGTTTACATGTTGAGTATCCGGCTTGTGAAGACATTCACAGACTGCCAAACACCAATGAATCTTTACAAGTGTGAGTGTACGCAGTGTGAACAGTTCACAGCTACCTGGCAATGGACTAAAGTATTGGGCCGTGCCACTTAATCTTTGGAGTCACATGTTTTCTGTCCCTTTGC includes the following:
- the socs1a gene encoding suppressor of cytokine signaling 1a; its protein translation is MVADGTVEGHDKTRLSSLSSSSSSSSLSSSSSSTLRTEVEQLQRQANQHRRTPSVYLTHFPTFTCKEDCRIITDTASKLERCGFYWGPLGVEDAHRMLRDAPLGSFLIRDSRQKDVFFTLSYHAKTGPVSVRIDYKRQKFSLAGNLRSFQTLFALLEHYINSPKKSLSIPYRKWEPTLQELCRKRILELCGGASQVPELPLTHVAQDFLLEFPYKL